The Populus alba chromosome 4, ASM523922v2, whole genome shotgun sequence genome contains a region encoding:
- the LOC118040468 gene encoding protein NUCLEAR FUSION DEFECTIVE 4 — protein sequence MGFHQTSSISFSATKWLGFVTAVWVQAISGNNYTFSNYSDALKSLMNLTQLELNNLSVAKDVGKAFGLLAGLASDRLPTPVILLIGSIEGLIGYGTQWLVVSGRIQPLPYWQMCIFLCLGGNSTTWMNTAVLVTCIRNFRRNRGPVSGILKGYVGLSTAIFTDLCAALFADDPAKFLIMLAVIPFAVCLTAIVFLRETPPAATIEEEKEESKYFNIFNAVAVIVAVYLMAYGFIPNPSHAISLAFSVILLVLLASPLAAPVHAFIKSWTLNGFKNQADVERQIQEPLLIEEKAQEEIQERPAEESASAVVEQPQAVEEEKAAVEVKRRPVIGEDHTIFEAIRTVDFWILFVSFLCGVGTGLAVMNNMGQIGLALGYADVSLFISMTSIWGFFGRIVSGSVSEYYIKKAGIPRPLWNAASQILMAVGYILMAVALPGSLYVGSIVVGICYGVRLAVSVPTASELFGLKYFGLIYNILILNLPLGSFLFSGLLAGFLYDAEATPAPGGGNTCVGAHCYRLVFFIMAIACVVGFGLDVLLVIRTKKIYNRIFMSRRSKKLAAASNLQ from the exons ATGGGTTTTCATCAAacctcttcaatttctttctcaGCTACAAAATGGCTAGGCTTTGTGACTGCTGTTTGGGTCCAAGCTATTTCAGGCAACAACTACACCTTCTCAAACTATTCTGATGCACTTAAATCTCTAATGAACTTGACCCAACTTGAACTCAACAATTTATCTGTTGCTAAAGATGTTGGCAAGGCCTTTGGTTTGCTTGCTGGTCTTGCTTCTGATCGTTTGCCTACTCCTGTTATTCTTCTTATTGGTTCAATTGAAGGTCTTATCGGTTATGGTACTCAGTGGCTTGTTGTTAGTGGGAGAATTCAACCTCTCCCTTATTGGCAG ATGTGCATCTTCCTATGTCTAGGAGGAAACAGCACTACATGGATGAACACGGCGGTTTTAGTAACCTGCATCCGCAACTTCCGCCGCAACCGTGGCCCTGTCTCTGGAATCTTGAAGGGTTATGTTGGTCTAAGCACGGCTATATTCACCGACCTATGTGCAGCTCTATTTGCTGATGACCCTGCAAAGTTTCTCATAATGCTTGCTGTCATCCCCTTTGCTGTCTGTCTCACCGCCATCGTTTTCCTCCGAGAAACCCCACCTGCCGCTACTatagaggaagaaaaagaagaaagcaaataCTTCAATATCTTCAACGCTGTTGCTGTTATTGTGGCTGTTTATTTAATGGCTTACGGTTTTATTCCAAATCCTAGCCATGCTATTTCATTGGCGTTCTCGGTTATATTGCTGGTTCTTTTAGCTTCTCCATTAGCAGCTCCAGTTCATGCTTTTATTAAGAGCTGGACTTTGAACGGGTTCAAGAACCAAGCGGATGTTGAAAGGCAAATTCAAGAACCTTTATTGATAGAAGAGAAAGCCCAGGAGGAGATTCAAGAAAGGCCCGCTGAAGAGTCGGCTTCAGCAGTGGTGGAGCAACCGCAAGCTGTAGAGGAGGAGAAGGCAGCTGTGGAGGTAAAGAGGAGGCCGGTGATTGGAGAGGATCATACAATTTTTGAGGCAATTAGGACCGTTgatttttggattctttttgtGTCTTTCCTTTGTGGGGTTGGCACAGGTTTGGCTGTGATGAACAATATGGGACAGATTGGCTTGGCTCTCGGATATGCTGACgtttctcttttcatttccaTGACTAGTATTTGGGGATTCTTTGGAAGGATTGTTTCTGGCTCGGTGTCTGAGTACTACATCAA gAAAGCTGGAATACCAAGGCCTCTTTGGAACGCAGCATCTCAGATTTTAATGGCTGTTGGCTACATCCTCATGGCTGTGGCTTTGCCTGGGTCGCTATACGTCGGTTCAATAGTCGTTGGTATCTGCTACGGAGTTCGTTTAGCTGTCTCAGTCCCGACAGCCTCCGAACTATTTGGTCTCAAGTATTTTGGTCTGATATACAACATCTTAATCCTCAATCTTCCTCTGGGCTCCTTCCTATTTTCTGGTCTGCTTGCTGGATTTTTATACGACGCAGAAGCTACCCCGGCACCAGGAGGAGGCAATACTTGTGTTGGTGCCCATTGTTACAGACTTGTTTTCTTTATCATGGCCATCGCATGTGTCGTTGGGTTTGGTTTGGATGTTCTTCTGGTAATCAGAACCAAGAAGATTTACAACAGGATCTTCATGAGCAGAAGATCAAAGAAATTGGCTGCAGCATCCAATCTGCAATGA